The following is a genomic window from Thermodesulfovibrionales bacterium.
ATGGATAAAAAAGAATTCACCCGCTTCAAAGATTATTGTAATAACAGGTTTTTCAACACCAGATATAGCTGAAAAATCCATTGCCTATGGAGCAATCAGGTATCTCGAAAAACCCTTCACTCCCGAGATACTGCTTTCAGCTGTCAGGTCTGTTATCAATGAATAAGGAATGCGGAAGATCAGACTATTAATAGAATACAGGGGTACAAATTATCATGGCTGGCAGAAGCAGAAGGGAAAAATAACGATTCAGTCAGCAATTGAAGAGAGGCTTAATAGAATAACAGGAGAGGAAATAAAACTTATTGGAGCTGGAAGAACAGATGCAGGAGTCCATGCGCTCGGTCAGGTTGCCGTCTTCAAAACAGAAAGCAGACATCATCCAGAGGTATTTAAAAGGGCATTAAACAGCCTTCTTCCACCTGACATCAGGATAATTGATTCCTCAGAGGTGTCACTTGATTTTCATCCACGCTTTTCTGCAAGGGCAAAGAGCTATATCTATCTTATCTATCTTGAGAAAAAACCGCCTGTTTTCTTGGCAGACCTGTGCTGGGCAATTCCTCATGAGCTTGACCTTAAGGCAATTAGAAGTGCTTCTCAGCGTATTACAGGAAGGCATGATTTCTCGGGATTCAGGGCCGCTGGCTGCGGAGCCCGCACAACAATAAGAACAATATCTGAGCTATCAATTGAAGAGCAGGATGAAGTTTCCATTGCAGGAATAAAGATAAAAGGCAAATTAATAGTTTTTCAAATTACCGGTGATGCCTTTTTAAGGTACATGGTGAGGAATATAGTTGGAACTCTTTTAGAGATCGGCAGGGGTAAAAGAGATATTTCCTCAATTGAGGAGATACTTCTCAGAGGAGACAGACGCCTTGCAGGCATTACTGCACCAGCAAGGGGTCTGTTCCTCAAGGAGGTTTATTATTAATCACTCATACTCTTTCTCTATCTTCTCAAGTATCTCTTTTCTCTCCTGACACTCCCTGCAGTATATTGCAAAAGGAAGTATCTTTAACCGCTCTTCCGTTATCTCCTCACCGCATTCTTCACAAATGCCATAGGTGCCTTCCTCTAGTTTCCTCAATGCTGTATCAACCTTTATGAGATTCTCTCTGTGTGCAGTCAGCTGCCTGAGACTTATATCCTCTGCAAGGTCGACTACTGACCAGTCTCCATCATCCAGGGCTGTTTCCACTATCTGCTTTGTCTCACCCTTCATGTACTTTGCTATCTCTGTTTTTGCCTCAGAAAGAATCTTTTCCCGCATGTTGAGCAGGAATCTTTTTAATTTCTCTTTCCTTTCAGCATCTGTAACAGCACCAGGTGGTGCAGTCACTACAGTGGTAGAACTCTTAATCTCCTTTTTTTCAGTTACTCTCTTTCTTTTAATAGCCTTTTTCTTTTCAGCCTTTTTAGCCTTTTTTACGGGCTTTGCCTTTTTCTTTACCTTCATTAGAGTTGTTGCCTTCTTTGTTTTTTTAGAGAGCTTTTTTTCCTTTTTTGCCATTATTTTTTCTCCTCTTGGGTCTCTACAGATGTATGACCTTCTTTATAAACTTCTATGATGCTTCTTACCTTTATGCCAGCCTGTGTAAGGACCTTCTGGATATCTGTAAGTTTGGCATCCTCTACCTTAAGTATGTAATTAATATTCATAACATTCACCTCCGTTAATACATAGAATATTATACTTCCATTATCTCTTTTTCCTTATGAGCTAGCATCTCATCTACCTTTTTGATGTAGGAATCTGTAATCTTCTGGACCTCATCGTTCCATCTCTTTATCTCGTCCTCACTTAAAGATTTCTCTTTCTGCATCTTCTTTATATCCTCGAGTATATCCCTTCTTATGTTCCTGAGTGCAACGCGTGCCTCTTCTGCTCTTTTTTTAACAACCTTAACGAGCTCTTTTCTCCTTTCCTCTGTAAGAGGTGGTATGGCCAGTCTTATGACCTTTCCATCGTTCGCAGGTGTAAGCCCCAAGTCTGATTTCATAATAGCCTTCTCTATCTCAGGAATAAGCCTCTGTTCCCACGGCTGTATGGTAATGAGCCTTGGTTCCGGAACTGTGAGTGTTGCAACCTGATTCAGTGGTGTCTGATCTCCATAATAATCTACTGTTATTCCATCAAGAAGTGCCAGGGTTGCCCTGCCAGTTCTGACTGAGGCAAGCTCCCTTCTGAAAACCTCTATCGTAGCATCCATCCTTTCTGTAAGTCTCTTTTTTAACTGAGGTTCCATAAGTAGCTCTCAGCTTACAAGTGTACCGACCCTTCTTCCTGAAAGGGCCTTCTTAATATTTCCCTTCCCTCTTAAATTAAATACCACAATGGGTAGTTCATTGTCCATACAGAGGGTTATAGCAGTTGAATCCATAACATTTAATCCCTTATTGAGGACATCCATATAGGAAATTTTATCAAATTTTTTTGCATCAGGAAATTTTACAGGATCAGCACTGTATACCCCGTCAACCTTTGTAGCCTTCATTATGACCTCAGCTCCTATTTCTATTGCCCTGAGTGCTGCTGCTGTATCTGTGGTAAAAAAGGGATTTCCTGTGCCTGCTGCAAATATTACAACCCTACCCTTCTCAAGATGTCTCAGTGCCTTTCTTCTTATATAGGGCTCTGCCACCTCTTTCATCTCTATAGCTGTCTGAACCCTCGTTGGCACACCAAGCTTTTCAAGACTGTTCTGTAGAGCAAGGGCATTGATTACAGTGGCAAGCATCCCCATGTAATCGGCTGTTGCTCTTTCCATTCCCTTGGTGGCTGCTTCCACACCCCTGAATATATTACCACCACCTATTACTACAGCTATCTGTGCTCCCAGTTTAACACCTTCCTTTATCTCACCAGCAATAAAGTTTACTGTCTCAGGGTCAATTCCATAGCCCCTGTTGCCCATGAGGGCTTCTCCGCTGAGTTTGATGACTGCTCTATTATACCTGAGCTTCTTTTGCCGTCTCGCCAACCTGAAACCTCGCAAATCTTCTCACAACTATATTCTCTCCGAGTCGGGCAATGGCTTCTGTTATAAGGTCTTTAACCTTTTTCTTTCCTTCAGGGTCTTTAATAAAGATCTGCTCGAGGAGACAGGTATCCGCATAGAATTTTTCAAGTTTTCCCTCTATTATCTTTTCAATAACCTGTGATGGCTTATTTCCATCTATTGATGCCCTGTAAATAGCCTTTTCTCTCTCTATAACCTCTTGAGGCACATCCTCCCTTGATACATACTGGGGTGCTGAGGCAGCAATCTGCATTGCAATATCCTTTACAAGCTCTCTGAAAATATCTGTCTTTGCCACAAAATCTGTCTCGCAATTCACCTCTACAAGCACACCTATTTTATCCATGTGAATATAAGCTCCAACAATACCCTCTGCTGCCTTTCTTGAAGATTTCTTGGCTGCACTCGCCAGCCCCTTCTGCCTAAGGATATCAACTGCCTTTTCAAAATCTCCACCTGCCTCGGCAAGTGCCTTTTTACAGTCCATCATCCCTGCACCCGTCTTTTCTCTGAGTTCCTTAACCTTTTCAGCAGTTATCTCAGACATTTTCTTCCTCCGCTGTTATCTTCTCAAGGATGGCTGCCTCTGTAGCAGCCTCCTCTGCTACCTTTTCAAGGGATGCCCTGCCATCAATGACGGCATCAGCAATCTTTGATGTGAGAAGTTTTATTGTTCTTATGGCATCATCGTTACCAGGTATTACATAATCTGCATCATCGGGATCACAATTTGTGTCCACTATTGCCACAACAGGTATACCCAGGAGTCTTGCCTCATGAACTGCAATCTTTTCTTTCTTAGGGTCAACTACAAATACAGCACCTGGCAGGGTCTCCATATACTTGATACCACCAAGATATTTCTCTAATTTTTCCATTTCCTTGGTAAGGTGGGCAACCTCCTTTTTAGGAAGTCTTTCGAAGGTGCCATCCTCTTTCATCCTCTCGTATCTTCTGAGCTTTTCGATACTCTTCTTAATGGTAGAAAAATTAGTGAGCATACCACCAAGCCATCTCTGACTCACATAAAAGGCACCCGCTCTTTTTGCTTCTTCTTCAATTGCCTCCTGAGCCTGTTTTTTTGTTCCGACAAAAAGGACCGGCTTTCCCTGCTGGGCAACAGATTTCACAAATTCGTAAGCCTCTTCAACAGCCTTAACAGTCTTCTGAAGGTCTATAATGTGAATCCCATTTCTCTCTCCGAAGATGTATTTTTTCATCTTCGGATTCCATCTTTTCACCTGATGTCCGAAATGGACACCGGCCTCAAGCAGTTCCTTCATTGTAACTACAGCCATAGAACCTCCTCCTGGTTTTTTTCCTCTGCCTCTCCTGTCTTTACCCTCCGTAAAAAATATTTTGAATATGCGAGGGACCAGAGACAGGCTCTGAACGAGGCATGTGTTTTAGTTGGTGCATTTTTCACCAACAAAGTCACAAAGACTAACATAGAAATCCGCTATTAGTCAAGTACGGTTGACACTAAAAGGGATAAAATTTTATACTTATTTGCCATGGGCGGAGCATATACAACTTACCATCCACATAAGATCAAAAGGAAAAGGACACACGGCTTCCTGAAGAGGATGAGTACAAGGGGTGGAAGGCTTGTCCTTAAAAGGAGAAGACAGAAAGGCCGTAAGAGGCTTACTGTCTAATGCATTTTTTATCTTTAATGTTAAAAAGGATTCTGATTTTATTAATCAGACTTTATAAGATAACTCTTTCACCCCTGTGGCCTGGAAGCTGCAGATTTTATCCCAGCTGTTCGGATTACTCTATTGAGGCACTCAGAAGATACGGTGTCCTGAAAGGTTCTTATCTATCCTTAAAAAGGGTTCTCAGGTGTAATCCCTTTAATCCTGGTGGATACGATCCTGTGAGGTAAAAAATGGAAATGGAAAAAAGGGTATTAATAGCAGTTGTACTTTCACTCCTTATACTTGTTCTCTACCAGCAGCTATTTATAAAACCTGTATCCACGCCTCAGGCACCAGAGACAGGTCCTGTTAAAAAGGAGGAAGCTCCTGTTAGGGAGATTGTACCTCTTCAGCGAACTCCCGGAGCTTTAGGCATGCCTGTAAAGGAACAGCTTATTTCAGTAGACACACCTCTTTACAGAGCCACACTCAGTTCCAGGTGTGCATCTTTCAGCTCCTTTGAATTAAAGAAATACAGAGATAAAGCCGGTAACCCTGTTAATATCCTGAAGCACGCAGATGGTCTTGCCCTCTGCATAGGTGATGATAGTGGTTTCTATCCTGATCAACTCATCTTTTCTATTAGAGGAAAGGACCTTCTTCTTTCAGAAAATAATCCATCGGGCTCTATTGTGCTTGAATATTCTTCTTCAGGAATATCCATCAGAAGAACATACACATTCAGATATGATAGCTATCTGATTGATATAAAGGATGAGGTCTCAGGTCTCCAAAATTACTGGGTTACTCTTGGTGGTGATTTTGGGATATTTGAGGTTGATAGTTCCTTCCATACAGGACCTGTAATATTGAAAGATATTGATAGAATGGAATTCAAGGCAAAGGATCTTGATGCACCCAGGATAATAGAGGGAAGAATTAAATGGATAGCTCTTGAGGATAAATATTTCTTTTCTGGTCTTGTTCCTGTAAAAGAAGGATCTCAAACTTACAGGACAAAGGTCTGGAGAACTGATAAACCTCTGATTGCCCTGGAGGCCAGGGCACCGCTCAATGAGTATAAACTTTATGCAGGACCAAAGGAGCATGACAGTCTAAAGGCACTTGGTCTTGGACTTGAGCACATAATTGATTTCGGATTTTTCTCCATTGTAGCAAGACCGATCTTCTGGATTCTTAAGTCGCTTTACAAAGTAATTGGAAACTATGGCTGGGCAATAGTTATTCTGTCAGTATTAATAAGAATCCCCTTTACTCCTCTCATTACAAAGGGACAGAAATCCATGAAGAAACTTCAGGAACTTCAACCAAGACTGGAAGAGTTAAGAAAAAAATACAAGGATGATCCCAAAAGGCTCCAGATGGAGACAATGGAACTATACAAAAAATACAAAGTAAATCCCTTTGGTGGCTGTCTTCCTATACTGATTCAGCTGCCTGTATTTTTTGCCCTTTATAAAGTTCTGGTTATTGCTATTGAACTCAGAGGTGCACCTTTTATGCTCTGGATTAAAGATCTCTCAGAGAAAGATCCTTATTATGTTCTTCCTGTATTGATGGGTGCTACCATGATCATACAGCAGGTCCTGACCCCTTCGGCCGGTGATCCGAGGCAGAAAAAACTCATGCTCTTCATGAGTGGAGCCTTTACCCTGCTCTTTCTATCCTTTCCATCAGGACTTGTCCTTTACTGGCTTACAACAAATGTGCTTGGAATAATTCATCAGCTTTACCTCAATAGACAGGTTGATTAAAAATTCGAAATAGAAAATTTTTGAATTACAAAATTTTTGAAAAAGGGTAGTGATTTAAAAACATCCCTTTAAAATAAATAGAGATCGTAAGGAGATAGACTTTTAATTATTATTAATTTGTACCTTTTGAGCTTGTAGTCAAACCATTTCAATGGCCAGACGTTCAGGGATATTTCTTGTTAAAACAGACTGGTGGTATGTGGAAAGATGTGTTTGGCTCGTCGCTGGCATTGATATCCTGAGCAGCACAATACTCGCTATATTCCAGCCAGACTGGACATTCTCTATTATGATTGTTGGCCTTTGCTCAATACTTGTAGCCTTAACAGGATTCTGTATCATTGGAAATATCCTTTTTCTGCTAGGTTTTACACCCCTGCTCAGGGAAAGAGCAAGGCCTGGAATAAAATCCAGGCTTTACTTCATGCAGACAGATGAGTGGTATCTCGAGCGTTATATTTATTTATTTGTGGGCATTAATCTTTCAGTCTCATCCATGCTGGCCCGTTATCATAACCCTTACTGGCTTTTCTTTACGGGCTTTGTAGGCACGGCCACTATTATATTTGCCTTTACAGGTTTCTGCATAATGGCAAATTTTCTGTACCGAATAGGTGCAACGCCCAGGATGTGTAGATATCTGTAATAATCTTCAACAGAAAGAATGCAGATTTTATTCTTTATAACCCAACCATCCTCTTAACAAAATCGATCTCTTCTTCAAGTGTTTTTAATCTGCCTCTTAGCTTTTCATAAAGTATCTCACGAAATATTCTGGAATATTTTGGTCCTGGCTGTATACCTAACTTGAGAAGGTCTTTCCCTGTAATGGCAGGTTTGATATCCTTTAATTCAGTGAGATATCTTATGCAGAGTTTTTTTACCTCCCTGTCGTCTAAAACAGATGCCATTAGGAATATGGACTCTATTGTAAGGTCTTTAAATAATTCATAGACCCTCACTGAATCAATTTCTGAAACGTTCAGGGTCTGTAGTCTCCTAATGGTGGCTTTTGCTCCCTGAATGTCTCTCTGGACAACTGATATATATCTCCTGTTAGGTCCTATTCTTTCAAGTGATCTCTCAAGGCTCTGCCCTGGCAGTTCATAAATAGCAGCCTCTATGGAAACTTTATCTCTGGAAACCTCCTCTTTAATATTTGAAAGTGAATGCCATGCAAGGAGTTCCTCAAGATTTCTGAATCTTTTCTTCATCTCTTCATTCCATTTCAGAGAAGGAGCTATGACCTTTAGAAGATCGTATTCAGAAAGCCGCTCCATTGCCCTGTAGGGAGAAACCTCCCTGAAAAGAAGACTCAACTCTTCATAAAGTCTCTGGCTGGAGAGCCTCTCAAAAAGGTTCAGATTTGCAGCCTGTTTAATAAGGTTCTCTGTATGCTTGCTTATCCTGAAACCGAATCTCTCTGAAAATCTAATTGCCCTAAGAGCCCTTGTGGGATCCTCAACAAGACTCATGCTGTGCAGAACCCTGATGGTTTTTTCCTTAAGGTCTTTCTGCCCACCGAAGAAATCTATTAGGTTTCCAAAATCCCTGGAATTTAATTTAATTGCCAGAGTGTTTATGGTAAAATCTCGCCTGTAAAGGTCTTTTTTAATTGATGATGTCTCAATCTTTGGAAGTGCAGCGGGAGACTCATAATATTCTGTTCTCGCTGTTGCTATATCAATATGTGAGGGCTCTATCTGACTCTCTTCAGGTATTATTATCTTTGCTGTGCCGAATCTCTCATGAGTCCTTACCCTGATACCTCTTACACCTTCTCTTTTTTCAAGAAGCTCAGCAAGTTTTTCCGCAAATATTATTCCATCACCCTCAACCACTATATCTATATCAAGATTCCTCTGGCCCATCATAAGGTCTCTAACAGAGCCACCAACAAGATAGGCATTATAACCGAGTATGTCAGCCACATCCCCTGCTGCTCTTAGCATTTCCATTGTTTTTTCCGGAAATTGCTCCTTTAGTCTACCGGATAGATTTCTAACCCTTGGGACACCCGGCTCTGAGATTTCTTTATCCATCAGCCCCTCATACATGGTTCTCAGAATATCTGTTCTTGTTATGGCACCAACAAGCTTTCCATCCTTTACCACGGGCATGAATCTCTGGTTTTTCTCTATCATTAGCCTTTCAACATCTCTGAGAGGTGTATCAGGGCTTACAACCTCAGGATCAATCTCTGCAAATTCCATAACCCTGTGGAGTCTGAAGCCGTGAAAGAGGGCCTTTTCCACAGTCTCCCTTGATATAAGACCAAGGAGTTTACCATTTTTAACAACTGGAAGAACATTCACTCCATATTTTGTAAGCTCCCTTTCGGCCTCCTTAATGTTTGCCTCTGGTTCTATTGCTATCACATGAGTGGTCATTATGTCCTTAGCAAGTCTCTGAGGCCTCACTATATCTTTAAGTCTCTCTGCAATTTCAAGCTCAAGTTCTTCAAGACTTTTATCTTTTATGCTTGCTGAAGCTGCATAGGGATGACCGCCTCCTCCAAAGGGAGACAATAATTCTGATACATCAAGCTCGGGAACATTACTTCTTGCAATAAGTGTTATCTTGCCAGCAATATCAATTAAGAGGATAAGACCGTCTATATTTTCTATCTCCATGATCCTGTGGGCAAGATGGGCAATCTCTCCAGGATACTCTTCTATTCTCGTTTTACATATCTTGAATCTAAGTTTTCCAATGATTATCTCCTTTGATTCATTGAGAAGATCCGTAAGGATTGTGAGTTCTTCTCTGCTAATAAAAGGTTTTAAAAAGTTAGAGACTATATTGAGATTGGCTCCTCTTCTTAGAAGATAGGCTGCAGCGATGAGATCCCTATCTGTAGTTGAAGGGAAGGTTAATGAACCAGTCTCTTCATATATTCCTAAACAGAGGAGCGTTGCCTCAAGAGGTGTGAGCTGGATATTTCTTTTCTGTAATATTTCAGTAAAGAGTGTTGATGTAGCACCCACATCATCTATATTTACCTCAATGTCTGTTTTTGAAACCTCTGTTAAAAGATCACCATTTCTATGATGGTCATAGATAACAATCCTGGCCCTTATCTTTTCTCCTCCAGAAATCAATTCTTTCAGGATACCAAGCCTTTCAGCTGAGGATGTATCAACTATTATTATTTTTTTAATCCTTTCTTTATCAATTTCTCTGGGTTTTTTAATGTCAGGAAGGGGATTAAAGATCTCGATGAATTGCCTTACTCTCTTTTCCATTGACCCGGGCAGCACAACCAGAGCTTCTGGATAAAGCTTCCTTGCAGCAACAATACTCGCAAGGGCGTCAAAATCTGCATTGATATGAGTTGTGATGATAGATAGAGAACTTACTTCAGAGGTCAATTCTGTTTTAAAAACCCGAGACACCGGCTCACCGATCTTGAATGGAGGATTGATGTTTTGATAGATAGAGAGGAAATCCTTCATTGTCTTTTGATAGAATGAATTCCATCTCAGCCCCGGATTAACTTTTTATGCTCCCAGTCTTCTCTTAATTCAAAGACTCTGATTTGCGGAAACCTGTTCTTTGAAAATACAGACCCTGTTTCTTCCTTCCTTTTTTGCATTATAAAGGGCATTGTCAGCATAGGTTACAAGATCATCTGAATTCTTAACTATTGAGGATGGCCATGTTGCTATACCAAAGCTTGCTGTTATAGTTTTTTTCTTAAGGTCCTTAAATCTGAGATTGCTGATTAAAAGACGCAGCCTTTCAGCCTCTTTAAGTGCGCCCTCCATATCTGTATGGGGCAGAAGCATTATGAACTCCTCCCCACCGTATCTTGCTATTATGTCACCTTTTCTAGTAAATTTCTTTAACATTTTGCCGAGCTCTCTCAAAACACCATCTCCCTTTTTATGGCCAAACTCATCATTAATGGATTTAAAGAAATCAAGGTCAATCATAATGCAGGAAAGGGGCGTATTATATCTCTTTGCCTTTTCAAATTCTTCTTCAAGCCTGTGGAAGAAATAGCGATTATTATAAAGCCCTGTAAGATAATCTGTGATTGATAATCTTTCAAGCCTCTGCTTTTCCTGCTTTATCTCATCAAAAAGAAAGGCATTATAGAGGGCATTTGCAGTTGAATTTGCTACCGCCTGAAGGAAATTTATCTCAGCCGGTGTAAAGGTTTTTTCTTTTCTTGATGTCCTTAAAAAGAGTGCTCCTATGGCTTCATCCCTGTAAATAATAGGTATTACTATAATGGATTTTATCTTCAGAGGCGATATAAGAGAGTATACCTCCTGCATAAGGGGATCTCTCTGGGCATCTCTTATAATCACAGGCTGTCTGGTTTTCAGCGCTGTTTGTATTTCAGGATATTTTCTGAGATCAAGCTTTATATCCCTTATGCTGGGATCTTCATAG
Proteins encoded in this region:
- the truA gene encoding tRNA pseudouridine(38-40) synthase TruA, coding for MRKIRLLIEYRGTNYHGWQKQKGKITIQSAIEERLNRITGEEIKLIGAGRTDAGVHALGQVAVFKTESRHHPEVFKRALNSLLPPDIRIIDSSEVSLDFHPRFSARAKSYIYLIYLEKKPPVFLADLCWAIPHELDLKAIRSASQRITGRHDFSGFRAAGCGARTTIRTISELSIEEQDEVSIAGIKIKGKLIVFQITGDAFLRYMVRNIVGTLLEIGRGKRDISSIEEILLRGDRRLAGITAPARGLFLKEVYY
- a CDS encoding TraR/DksA C4-type zinc finger protein, coding for MAKKEKKLSKKTKKATTLMKVKKKAKPVKKAKKAEKKKAIKRKRVTEKKEIKSSTTVVTAPPGAVTDAERKEKLKRFLLNMREKILSEAKTEIAKYMKGETKQIVETALDDGDWSVVDLAEDISLRQLTAHRENLIKVDTALRKLEEGTYGICEECGEEITEERLKILPFAIYCRECQERKEILEKIEKEYE
- the frr gene encoding ribosome recycling factor → MEPQLKKRLTERMDATIEVFRRELASVRTGRATLALLDGITVDYYGDQTPLNQVATLTVPEPRLITIQPWEQRLIPEIEKAIMKSDLGLTPANDGKVIRLAIPPLTEERRKELVKVVKKRAEEARVALRNIRRDILEDIKKMQKEKSLSEDEIKRWNDEVQKITDSYIKKVDEMLAHKEKEIMEV
- the pyrH gene encoding UMP kinase — encoded protein: MARRQKKLRYNRAVIKLSGEALMGNRGYGIDPETVNFIAGEIKEGVKLGAQIAVVIGGGNIFRGVEAATKGMERATADYMGMLATVINALALQNSLEKLGVPTRVQTAIEMKEVAEPYIRRKALRHLEKGRVVIFAAGTGNPFFTTDTAAALRAIEIGAEVIMKATKVDGVYSADPVKFPDAKKFDKISYMDVLNKGLNVMDSTAITLCMDNELPIVVFNLRGKGNIKKALSGRRVGTLVS
- the tsf gene encoding translation elongation factor Ts is translated as MSEITAEKVKELREKTGAGMMDCKKALAEAGGDFEKAVDILRQKGLASAAKKSSRKAAEGIVGAYIHMDKIGVLVEVNCETDFVAKTDIFRELVKDIAMQIAASAPQYVSREDVPQEVIEREKAIYRASIDGNKPSQVIEKIIEGKLEKFYADTCLLEQIFIKDPEGKKKVKDLITEAIARLGENIVVRRFARFQVGETAKEAQV
- the rpsB gene encoding 30S ribosomal protein S2, which encodes MAVVTMKELLEAGVHFGHQVKRWNPKMKKYIFGERNGIHIIDLQKTVKAVEEAYEFVKSVAQQGKPVLFVGTKKQAQEAIEEEAKRAGAFYVSQRWLGGMLTNFSTIKKSIEKLRRYERMKEDGTFERLPKKEVAHLTKEMEKLEKYLGGIKYMETLPGAVFVVDPKKEKIAVHEARLLGIPVVAIVDTNCDPDDADYVIPGNDDAIRTIKLLTSKIADAVIDGRASLEKVAEEAATEAAILEKITAEEENV
- the rpmH gene encoding 50S ribosomal protein L34, with the protein product MGGAYTTYHPHKIKRKRTHGFLKRMSTRGGRLVLKRRRQKGRKRLTV
- the yidD gene encoding membrane protein insertion efficiency factor YidD, encoding MLKRILILLIRLYKITLSPLWPGSCRFYPSCSDYSIEALRRYGVLKGSYLSLKRVLRCNPFNPGGYDPVR
- the yidC gene encoding membrane protein insertase YidC encodes the protein MEKRVLIAVVLSLLILVLYQQLFIKPVSTPQAPETGPVKKEEAPVREIVPLQRTPGALGMPVKEQLISVDTPLYRATLSSRCASFSSFELKKYRDKAGNPVNILKHADGLALCIGDDSGFYPDQLIFSIRGKDLLLSENNPSGSIVLEYSSSGISIRRTYTFRYDSYLIDIKDEVSGLQNYWVTLGGDFGIFEVDSSFHTGPVILKDIDRMEFKAKDLDAPRIIEGRIKWIALEDKYFFSGLVPVKEGSQTYRTKVWRTDKPLIALEARAPLNEYKLYAGPKEHDSLKALGLGLEHIIDFGFFSIVARPIFWILKSLYKVIGNYGWAIVILSVLIRIPFTPLITKGQKSMKKLQELQPRLEELRKKYKDDPKRLQMETMELYKKYKVNPFGGCLPILIQLPVFFALYKVLVIAIELRGAPFMLWIKDLSEKDPYYVLPVLMGATMIIQQVLTPSAGDPRQKKLMLFMSGAFTLLFLSFPSGLVLYWLTTNVLGIIHQLYLNRQVD
- a CDS encoding DUF2892 domain-containing protein, with protein sequence MARRSGIFLVKTDWWYVERCVWLVAGIDILSSTILAIFQPDWTFSIMIVGLCSILVALTGFCIIGNILFLLGFTPLLRERARPGIKSRLYFMQTDEWYLERYIYLFVGINLSVSSMLARYHNPYWLFFTGFVGTATIIFAFTGFCIMANFLYRIGATPRMCRYL
- a CDS encoding CBS domain-containing protein translates to MKDFLSIYQNINPPFKIGEPVSRVFKTELTSEVSSLSIITTHINADFDALASIVAARKLYPEALVVLPGSMEKRVRQFIEIFNPLPDIKKPREIDKERIKKIIIVDTSSAERLGILKELISGGEKIRARIVIYDHHRNGDLLTEVSKTDIEVNIDDVGATSTLFTEILQKRNIQLTPLEATLLCLGIYEETGSLTFPSTTDRDLIAAAYLLRRGANLNIVSNFLKPFISREELTILTDLLNESKEIIIGKLRFKICKTRIEEYPGEIAHLAHRIMEIENIDGLILLIDIAGKITLIARSNVPELDVSELLSPFGGGGHPYAASASIKDKSLEELELEIAERLKDIVRPQRLAKDIMTTHVIAIEPEANIKEAERELTKYGVNVLPVVKNGKLLGLISRETVEKALFHGFRLHRVMEFAEIDPEVVSPDTPLRDVERLMIEKNQRFMPVVKDGKLVGAITRTDILRTMYEGLMDKEISEPGVPRVRNLSGRLKEQFPEKTMEMLRAAGDVADILGYNAYLVGGSVRDLMMGQRNLDIDIVVEGDGIIFAEKLAELLEKREGVRGIRVRTHERFGTAKIIIPEESQIEPSHIDIATARTEYYESPAALPKIETSSIKKDLYRRDFTINTLAIKLNSRDFGNLIDFFGGQKDLKEKTIRVLHSMSLVEDPTRALRAIRFSERFGFRISKHTENLIKQAANLNLFERLSSQRLYEELSLLFREVSPYRAMERLSEYDLLKVIAPSLKWNEEMKKRFRNLEELLAWHSLSNIKEEVSRDKVSIEAAIYELPGQSLERSLERIGPNRRYISVVQRDIQGAKATIRRLQTLNVSEIDSVRVYELFKDLTIESIFLMASVLDDREVKKLCIRYLTELKDIKPAITGKDLLKLGIQPGPKYSRIFREILYEKLRGRLKTLEEEIDFVKRMVGL
- a CDS encoding sensor domain-containing diguanylate cyclase, which produces MIYAYVKDRVMQSFLKSSLKEVKVETDFQLNKSYLEFFDDKDSFVCALKTRPPMLIILEDSLLNVLSREKLNGCSFLSIIGKDIKTGLKRISRYNIPFYILPPYRKEDLLYKINSAINIATEKHLLKAIIDISAKVTSTLDVFEILYHSVKKISEVILVSRCSIIKISSKAQHARVVATYEDPSIRDIKLDLRKYPEIQTALKTRQPVIIRDAQRDPLMQEVYSLISPLKIKSIIVIPIIYRDEAIGALFLRTSRKEKTFTPAEINFLQAVANSTANALYNAFLFDEIKQEKQRLERLSITDYLTGLYNNRYFFHRLEEEFEKAKRYNTPLSCIMIDLDFFKSINDEFGHKKGDGVLRELGKMLKKFTRKGDIIARYGGEEFIMLLPHTDMEGALKEAERLRLLISNLRFKDLKKKTITASFGIATWPSSIVKNSDDLVTYADNALYNAKKEGRNRVCIFKEQVSANQSL